From the genome of Natrinema marinum:
TCGTTCTCATCGATGCCGGTCCCGAGGGGACCGTCGGCTCCCTCGAGACACACCTGACGAGTCTGGGATACGAACTCACCGACATCTGGCTGGTGGTCCTCACGCACCACGACGGAGATCACGTCGGCGGTCTGGCGGAACTGCTCGAGCGCGTCGATGCGGTCGTCGCGACCCACCGCGAGGAAGCGCCGTACGTCTCGGGCGAGCGCGATCCGATCAAGGGCGACGGGGATCGCTATCCGCCGGTCGGCGTCGACCTCGAGCTGGTCGACGGGGTTCGGATCCCGACCCTCGGTGGCCCGATGGAGGTCGTCGCGACGCCCGGCCACGCGCCGGGTCACGTCTCGTTGTACTTCCCGGAAGGGAACCTCCTGATCGCCGGCGACGCGCTCGTTGCGGACGTCGGTGAGGGAACCGACGGTGACGGACCGCTCGATGGACCGAAACCGCACTTCACGCCCGACATGGACCGTGCCACAGAGTCGGTCGGCTCGCTGGCCGCACTCGAGGTCGATCACACGCTGTGTTATCACGGTGGATACGTCGACCAGGGGTCCGAACGGATTCGAGAGATCTACGAACGGCTTCGGGAGTGAGCCGCGAAGGGGACCGAAGCGGAATTCTCATCGGTCTCGAATCCCAATCGCCGATCAATGCGTCTCGAACTCCGCGTCTGTCAGCACTGTCTCGATGGCGATCACGGCAACGAACAGCGGACGGCGCTTCTCAACGATATGGTCAACTGCGCCGAGCAGATCAAGAAACACAAGGAAGTCATCGATCTCGACGAGGTGCACATCCGCCGTGTCCGGGACGACGAGCCTGGGAAACCGGCAGCGCTACCGGTCGTTTCGGCGACGATCCAGAACGACCAGATCGTGCTGAACGACACGCAACTCGTCGCCGAAGGACAGGACGGGAACATGCTGCTCTACGCCAACCCCGACGACGTGCTGACGGTGCTCGCGGGGAACTTAGACGAGATCAGTAAGGCCGTCACCGAAGACGTGACCGTCGATCTCTCGCCGATCGGTGCCGAGATCGTCTCCGAGGCCGATCTGGGAGCGAACCGGGACGACGAGCCGCGCTAACGGCGTCGGTCGGCCGTCGATTACGTCGCCGGTCGCTTGATCACGCCGTACTGGTCACCGAGTACCTCGATCGCCGTCAGCGCGAATCCGATGAGCAGCGGGCCGACGGACAGGCCGATCGGACCGAGGAGGGAAGAGCCGCCCAGAATACCGACGAAGATGACCGCCGAGTGGAGGTCCGAGCCGCGATCGATCACCATCGCTCGCAGATAGTCGTCGGTCACGGCGACGGACGTGAGCTCCCAGATGATGAACGCTAGGGCCATCATCGCTCCCGTCAGCAGGGCAATCTCGGGCACGCCGGTCACGAAAAGGGCGACGCCCGCGAGGTCCCCCTGCACGAACGCGACGAGGACGTGAGCCGTGAGAATCGCCCACGCCATGTCGTTCGTCGCGGTCACCAGTTCGTCGTTCACGCCCGGCGGGAGCGGCGTGCTCTGCCGTATCCAGTCGAACTCCCGCGGCGAAAGGCGTTCGGGATGGTAATGCCGGAGTCGCGACTAGGGGCTCGTGAGGGGGTCGAATCGGCGAAAAACGGGTCGCCGTTAGATCCGGCCGACGTTCTCGACGCCGACGCTTTCGACACCGTCGACATCAGCGAAGTTCTCCTCGACGGTCTCCGTCCCGCCCGCGCCGTCGGGGACGATCACGGTCGGGTAGAGGGCGACGAGCCCGAACGCGACCTCGTCGCGTTCGACGCCGTTGATCTTCGCGCCCTCGGGGAGGGCGCTCTCGAGGCGCTCTTGGAGCGCGTCGAGGTCGATATCGGGGCTGTCCGGCATGACCTTGATTTTGGCAGCGACTTTTCCCATAGTGGACCTTATGGACCGGTGAATCCGCAGTCGGGACACTCGTAGAGGTTGCTCTGCTTGCGGCATTTGGCACAGCGGTAGATCTGCTGGCCGCAGTCGGGACACTTGAACGCCGCGGCGTTCGTACCCGCGATGTTGAGCCCACAGGAGACGCAGGAGCGCGTCTCTCGGTCGTCGGTCGTACTCATACACCCTCCTTCCCGCCCGCCGTTTTTAACGGTTGTCTTTCGACCGCTCCCGATCGATCGCCCGTCGGCGGGAAACGATGGCAGACCCCTTCGGCGTCGATCGGCTCCGACTAGCGCGTTTTCAGAGCCGGAAAACGCGCTGCCGGATACTTATTACTCGGGACCGACGGTGAAAACGAGGTTCGGTGGTCGACGCCCGCTCGAACCTCTGCCTCTGACATCCTTCGCGGAACTCAACATTCAACACCGTGCCGTCCCTACCTCGAGTGAATGCGCCTCGACGACTACATCGAGGAGTTAGAGCCCGACGAGGAGGCCGAACGGCGCCGCCTCGCTAAGGAGAAGTCCTACGCGATCACGGACCACTTAGCGGAGTTCGAACAACGGTTCGACGACGCGCTGAGCGGCGACACCCTCGTCGGCTCGACCTCGCCGTCGATCTTCGTCGGGCGGTCGAACTATCCGGATATCCCCGTCGGACTGCTCTCGCCCGTCGGCGACGAGGACGCCGCCGAGGAGTACGTCACCGACGGCGACTGGTACCGGCAGGGGTACGCCATCGACGACGTGCTCCAGCGCCGGACGGGCCTGCTGAACTCGAGCAAGCGCGCCAACGTCGACTCGCCCTCGATTGCGAGCCGACTGACGCCGAACGTCCACGACGCCTGGGACGGCTTCGTCGGCGTCCAGCGCGAGGTCGCCATCGCAGACCGGCCGGTCGATCTCGAGATCGGACTGGACGACACGCCGGATCTCGGCCTCGATACCGGCACCGACGTGGCGACGCCGCGGGGACCCCGCGCGAACGCTCGGAACGCGGACCTCACTGAGAACCCCCACGTCCCCCGACCGGTCAAGAAGACCTTAGAAGATGACGACTGGCAGGCCGAGGGGGCGATGACCTACCTCTACCGGCGCGGCTTCGACGTCTACGAGATCAACTCGATCCTCTCGGCGGGGGCGCTCGGGCAGACGAAACAGCGCCGACTCGTCCCGACGCGGTGGTCGATTACCGCGGTCGACGATACGGTCGGCAAGTACCTGCGCGGGCGCATCCGAAACGCGCCCAGCATCGACGAGGTGCAGGTGTGGGCCAACGAGTACGTGGGCAACCGCTACTGGATCGTCCTCGCGCCCGGCAACTGGGAGTTCGAACTCGTCGAGATGAAAGCGCCCGGCAGCATCTGGAACCCCGACCCCGAGGACAACGTCTGGATGGCCAGCGCCTCGGAGGGGTACGAGGGGCGCTCGAGCTACGTCGAAGAGACCGCGGGCGCTTACTACGCAGCGCGACTGGGCGTCCTGGAGCATCTCGAGTCGATCGGTCGACAGGCGAAGTGTCTTGTCCTGCGGGAAGTCTCCGACGACTACTGGGCCCCTGTCGGCGTCTGGCAGGTCCGCGAGAGCGTCCGCAACGCCTTCGACGGCGAGTACGGCGAAGCGGAGACCTTCCACGAGGCGGTCGCGGAGGTGGTGACGCAGTTGCCGGTCTCCCACGCGCGGCTCCGGCGGAAGTCGGAGCTCGCGGCCGGCCTCCAATCGAATCTCAGCGCGTTTTTGCGATCGAACTGAGACCGGCGGCCGGCGCGACGAGCGTCGCCCTATCGCTCCGTTTCGACGAGCGTCGCCTCCCGATCGACTGCAGCCGGGTCCGGGTCGTTCTCCGGTGGGGCCCCCTTGAGGTCGTTCGCGACCGTCAGCACGGCTTTGAAACTCGCGAAGACGACGGGGCCGACGAACAGGCCGAGCACGCCGAACAGGTAGATGCCGCCGATGACGCCGACCAGGGCGACCGCCGGATGGAGACCGGAGCCTCGATCGACGAGGAGCGCCCGTAGGTAGTTGTCGACGACCGCGAGAACGACGATCCCGTACCCCAATAGGAGCGAGCCGCGAACGAGTCCGCTCGCGGTCGCGTGTGCGACCGTGACCGGTCCCCAGACGAGCCAGACGCCGACCGTGGGGAGAAACGAGACGAGGACGAGGATCACCGCCAGCGTGGTCGCGTACGGAACGCCCAGCAGCGCCAGCCCGACGCCGCCGAGGACGCCCTGTACGACCGCAACGAAGACGTGGCTGCGGAGGACCGCCCAGGTGACGGTGTGAATCTCGTCGAGCAACCCGTCGAGCACGCGACGCTCGAGCGGCGCGACCGTTCGGAGCCAGTCGACGACGGCCGGCCCGTCGACGAGCAGGTAGTACAGCAAGAAGACGAAGACGATCGCGCCGATCGCCGCGTCGATACCCGCCGACACGATGCCGACGGTCCGAGCGAACGTCAGTTCGGCGGCGCTCGAGAACGCGCCCTCGATTTCCGACCGCACGACGGTCTCGAGGACGGCGACGGAGTCCTCGCCCAGCCCGAGTTCGGTCCGCGCGAGTTCGCGGCCGTACGCGGTGATCCGCTCGCCGTCGAACGACGCGACGGTCGAGGCCGTCGTCCGGAGCACGACCAGCGACACGAGCAACAGCGGAACAACGCCAGCGACGAGCGCGACCCCGACCAGCGCGAGGCCGGCGACCCGCGAGCCGAGTTGGGGGACCAGGCGCTCGTAGGCCGGTCGGAGGACGACCGCGAGCAGGCACGCCGCCAGGGCGTACTCGAGCACCGGCAGGACGACCAGTCCGGCGAGCACGCCGAGTACGCAGACGAGGAGGGCGAAAACCGCCGTCCGCGCGTCCATATGTCATCCACTCTATTCGAACGTATAAGTGTTGATATACGTGACTGTATCCGGGGCCGAAAGGACGACGGGCGTCGCGCGTGGAACAGCGCGATACGATTAGAGGTTCTCGTATGCCTCAGTGACCAACGCGCCCGTCTCGTCGACGATCTCCTGCCAGTTCTCGTCGTCGGGCGCGATGCCGAGCAGCCGCGCGATCTTCATGATCGAGACGTGGTAGACGACCTGTCGGCCGGGTGCTTCCTCCCAGATGACGACGTTGCAGGGGAACAGCGCCCCCATCTCGTCGGTCACGTCGAGCACTCGATCCGCGATCGCCGGATTGCAGGCGCCCAGGACGTAGTAGGGGTCGCGGTCGGCGTCGACCTTCTCGTTGAGCAACTCAGACGGTGAGAACTCGGCCGGGACGCCGAAGCCGACCTCGGTGAACACCTCGCGCGTGTGCTCGATGGCGTCCTCGTGGTCCATCTCGAGAACCGCGCGGTGTTCCCCGTAGTCTTCCGGATCGATCTGCGTCGGGTCGATGGGCAGCGTCATGCACGACGGTTGGTCGTCCGGTCCCTTATATCTCGCTGGCGGCGTCGCGATGCGGTCACTCCCCGGCGCACGATAGCGGTAGTAGGGGGCTATAACGGTATTGGGAGCCACTCCAGATATCGCAGCAGTCGCGTCGGATCGAACAGCGGCTCGTGTAACACCAGCCAGTCGAGGAGGACGAGGCCGCCGCCGTGGGCCAGCACCGACGGCAGAATGGAATCCGATTTGTAGTCGACGGCGCCGAAGAGGACATCCGTCGGTCCCGACAGCAGGAACTCGACCGGCGGCTTCCCGGAGTGGTGGAGCATGTAGACGACTGGGCTGATGAAGACCGCGCCGAAGCCGATCTCTCGGACGCCGACGCAGAGCAGCCCGCGGTAGTAGGTCTCCGCGGCCAGTGCGAGCACCATGAGTTTGATCGCGTGCGGAACGAACGCGCTCGGCGCAGCGGAAGTCTCCCAAATCGGATAGAACGCGCGGATCGTCGGGAACGTCGAGCCGACGAGATAGAACGGGAGCACGAACAGCGCGAGCAAGACCGTATTCCGAAGCGCGAGCCGATCGACGCGCCAGCCGATGCGCCGGCCGTGGGAGAGTCCCAGCGCGAGCGGGCCGGCGATCAACAGCACGATATCGATGACGACTCGCCGGTTGAACTCGGTCGGGACGAGCTGGGTCCAGACCAGCGCGATGACGGCCCCGACGAGTAACGACTTCTGTACCCAGGTCAGTCCCGGCAGGCGTCGATACCAGCTGCTGTCGCGGTGATCCGACTCGGAGGCCACAGTGTTACTCGTCGGCCGTCGGAACCGGCCCGGTACCGATCACGTCACGAACGTGGCGTTCGAACTCCTGATGGCGTTGGAAGTACGTCTCGTCGACCGACTCGAGAACGTCGGACAGTTCGCGGGGGCCATCAGGCGTCCGGATGATCGCGTCGCCCTCGAGGCGGTCGACTTCGCTCTTCTCTTTCGGCCAGGTCAGTCGCGAACTCACGCGGGCGAGCGGCGCGCCTTCGACGCGAGTTCGCTCGCCGAGTGCGACCGCCGGCTCTGCCTCGTCGTCCTCGTCGCTCATGAGCGTTCGTTTGCGAGGGCGGCGATTCAACCTTTCGTTTCGGGTGATCGATCCGCGATCCGCCCTCGAGCCCGTCGCCGAACGGCAGCTACCAATAAGTATTTGTTGTCCTACACGTGTCTGACGTATCGTTTTGTGGTGGGGTACCGAACATTCCCGTATGACAAGCCTGACGGAGGTCTACGACGGGACCGCTCGGGGGGTGACGAGTCGTCGACTGTACGCGGGAACGACGCTCGTCCTGTTCGGGGCGCTCCTGGCCGTCGTGGCCGTCCTCATCGCGACGACCGACCTCTTCGGCGGCTACGCGGTCGATCTCTCAGGAGATCTGGCCGCCCAGTTCGCGACCGTCCGTGCCGCGGGGGTTTTGGCCGGACTCAGCGTCCCGACCATTCTCGTCGGGGTTTTCGTCGTCCTTCCAGCCGGCCGTCGGGTCCGGGCCGCCGCGGTTATCAGTGCGAGTCTCTGCCTGTTCGGGGTCGCCCTCTTCTGGCACGCTTACCCCCACCAGTGGCGGTACGGCAGCGATCAACTGACCCTCGAGGTCTCCGCGGTCTACCTGCTCGGACTGCTGGCCGCGGTCTGGTGTCTGTTCGCCGCCGTCGCGACGTTCAAGCGGCGCAACGACCCCGGTGGGAACCTCGAGATGAACGTCACTCGCCACAACCAGACCGTCCTTGAGGTCGAGGACTCGAACGACTCGTACGGTCTCGGCGGCATCGGGTTCTTCGGCGGGACCCCCGACGGAGATGTCGACACGCAGACCAACGCGGACTCGAGCGATCACCGCTCCACGCCGTCGGCCGGCGGTCGAACCGCGGGCTCTGCTCCCGGCCGGCGCATCGGCACCGCGACCAGCGACGGCGGTTCCGCCACGACGGACATCTCCTCGCCGCTCGATGCCGGCGACGGTCGCGACGCCGAAATCGTCGAGTCGCCGACCGAGCGACCGGACGCACCCACGGATCGCTACTGTGGCAACTGCGCTCACTTCGAGTACGTCCGCTCCTCGGACGGCATGGTGCCCTACTGTGCCCGTCACGAGACGGCGATGGACGACATGGACGCCTGCGAGGAGTGGACGCCGAACCGTCGACACCGATAACGGTCATCTCGCGGGTGCCACCGGTTCTAACCGACGCTTGGAACCGAGATAATCACTGCATACCTAAGTGGATTCTCGGTGCTGGCTAGCACGGGACCGAGAGATGGGGAAGGAACTATTCCGTGGCCGATACGTCTGGTCGAGTACGACGCCGACGGTCGCCATCGTCAACGCGATCGCCGGCATCGAAAACGTCGAATCGACCGAGCTCCCGGCAACACTCGACACGCACCTGTACGATCACGTGGATCCGGAAGCGCTCGATACACTCGTCACGACCAGTTCGGATCCCGAACTGTCCTTCGTCGTCGACGACTACCGCGTCGAAATCGACGGGAATCAGCTCTCGATCACGCCCGACGCGGATCGATAATCGAGATCCCGTCGCTCCGGCCTGGCCGTCGTTTACGGCCCAGTTACGGGCGGTGACGATCAGATGCCGAGTAATTGCCGGCCGAGCTCGAAGCCCCGCTGTGGAAACTCGAGTGCGATCATGCCGGCGAGCAGCAACTCCCCGCCCGTGACGACCACCATCATGAGGTCGGCGCGTTTACTGCTGACCGCGACCCCGATCGGCAGCCCGAACTCCTTCTTCCAGACCGGATAGAAGAGCGCGATCCCGCGCTTGCTCCCCGCGACATCGAGGATGTAGTGGGTCAACACGCCGATCCAGACGTACTCGAGGTTTCCGAAGACGTACGGGAACGCGACGAAGCCGACCAGAATCGGGAGGTTGTGCAGCGTCTTCCGGTGTCTTCCGAACGCCGTGTCGACGTCGGGAAAGAGCGCACCCAGCGTGACGGGCACGCCGATCATGACGATCGTCCTGAACGTCTCGAGATCTCCCGCCGGCTCGAGCAGATAGCCAAGCCCGATGCTCAACAGAACGGCATTCAGCACGTGTCCCTTCTTGTTCATCTACCCGACCCTGAGGCACCGATCCGGGAATAGTTTTCTCTCGCGAAAGTCAGTGTTCGGCGAGTGTAACGGGGCCGAACAGTAATGGGGTGCGGGCGGCATGGCTTCGCGGTTTGCGGACGATATCAGCGCGAGTCGAGTTCGGCGAGCAGATCCTCGAGGGCCTGATCGACCGTCTTGGCGCGAACGGCCGCGCGGTCGCCGTCGAACTCGTAACGGGAGACGGTCGCGTACGACTCCTCGCTCCCCCAAGGAGCGGCGTACGCGACGCCGATATAGACGGTCCCGACGGGCGTCTCTTCGTCCCCGCCGGTGGGGCCGGCGACCCCAGTCGTCGAGACCCCCCACGTCACATCCGCGACATCGCGGACTCCCCGGGCCATCTCGCGGGCGACCGGTTCGGAGACCGCGCCGTGTTCGTCCAGCGCCTCGCGGCTGACCCCGAGGTGGCGGCGCTTCGCGTCGTAGGCGTACGTCGCGAGCCCGGCGTCGAAGAAGTCGCTCGCGCCGGGTATCGCGGTGATCGCCGCGCCGATCAGCCCACCGGTACAGGATTCGGCGACGGCAAGCGTCTCCTCGGCGTCTCGGAGGGCGTCGCCGACGTCCATCGGCAGATCGCGGTCGATGTCGTCGTTCTGTCGCATGGCTCGAGAAACGATCCGGTGGGTTGTCAAATCGTCGGGAGGCACGGTTCGCTGTAATTCTGATGTAGAGTTATTAAATATATCTAATTATAGTAATTGTTTTATTTATTCAACCAAGGGTTTAGCAAGGACATCAATGGAAGGAATCGGAAGAGTCTCGAGACGGTCGGTGATCAAAGGAATCGCCAGCGGCAGTGCCATCGGTGGAAGTATCGGGACCGTCAGTGCGAGCGATCGTACGGTACCGGATGACAACGAGGTTTATATCGTCCTCGGCGGTGGTCCCGGACTCCGTTCGCGACTCGCGAGCGTCGGGTTCGAAGTACTCCACGAACTGGCAGACGGGGCGGTCTTCATCGTTCGAGGACCGAAAGCGAAGCGCGACGAACTTCGATCGATGGCGACCGTTACGGACGCCGTCGCGAACGAAACGTACGTCTTCGATGACATCGAACAGAGCGAAGGCCAGGAGGTACGGGGAGACGACCCGCTAGCCGAGAAACAGTGGAACCAGCAACTCGTTCGGGCGGACGTAGCACACGAGCGAGCGACGGGTGAGGGAACGACGATTGCGGTCATTGACTCCGGCGTCAGTTTCGACCATCCGGATCTAGCGCCCCGGATCGACACCGAGCGAAGTCGACTCGTTCGGAACGCGCACGTACACAGTGGAACCGATCGAGTACGAACGGCAACGAAACCCGGACAGATACTGAAGCCGACCGAGCAGATCAGACGGCCCGTCGCCGCCGACGTCGATGGACACGGATCCCACGTCGCCGGTATCGCCGTTGCACCGCGTAACGACTCCGGAATCATCGGAATGGCTCCGGATGCATCGGTCGTTTCGCTACGGACGATGTATTTCGATCCCGTCTACTCCTACGGCGGGACTACCTATAGCCAACTGATCGGAACGCTGGCGGACATGCTCATCGCGATCGATTACGCCGCCGACATCGGCGTTGACGTGATAAACGCTAGCATCCGAGGAATCCGACCGAACGACAGCCGTGCGTACGCTGCGGTCCGCCGCGTCGTACAGTACGCAATGCAGCGAGGGGTCGTGGTCGTGGCCGCTGCCGGTAACAGAGGTGTTAATGTCGATCGAGAGTCCGCATATGTTCTCCCAGCGGAAACCCCCGGAACGGTCACCGTCGCAGCGACCGGGCCGTCCGATAAACGCAGTTTCTACTCGAATTACGGGAACGGAACGGTTGATGTCGCTGCCCCCGGGGGCGGTTACGAGACACGAGCGAAAACGTGGACGACAGATTCGGAGGTTGTCGAGTATCCGTCGCCGACGAACTACGTCCTCTCGACGGTTCCCGAATCGATCTACGGGAAACGGTACCTGTACAAACCCGGAACGTCCATGGCAGCACCACAGGTCGCGGGACTCGCCTGTCTACTCCGTGAACTCGCGCCCGGTCTCCACCCGCGACGCGTGCGACAAGCGATCGCACAGGGCGCAGTCGACCTTTCGGGAGACTATACCGACGGCCTCGGAACCGGTCGAATTGACGCACCAGCTGCGATAAAACGGATTTCCGACCGGCTCTAGCGTCCTCCTGACGGAGAGCAGTGAGGTGTTCGGTTTCGGACCGAATTAGGCCGATCCGGGAACGGATAGGAAGAGCGAAAGGACCCCCGCTGTATACCGTCACCCATGAACTACGAGACGCCGCTGTTCTTCCGCGTCATGGAGTACGCGGACGCGGCGGACCGCGACGTCGTCGACATGGTCAGCGGCAACCCCGACTGGGAGCCGCCCGAGGCGCTGCGGGAGGGCCTGCGCGAGTACGCCGACCTCGAGCCGGATCGCTTCCAGTATCCGCCAAGCGAGGGGCTGCTCGAGTTGCGAGAGGAGATCGCCGCCCGCCGCGGCGTCGACGCCGAGCAGGTCGTGGTCACGAACGGCACGGGCGAAGCGAACTACCTCGCGATGGCGCGGGCGTTAGAGCGCGACCGCGGCGACGAGGTCCTGCTGACCGATCCCGTCTACCCCTACTATCCGGGGAAGACGACGATGCTGCGCGGCAGGCAGTCGTACGTCGAGACGGACGAAAGCGGGCAACTCGATCCCGAGGCCGTCCGCGCGGCCGCCAGCGCGGAGACAGCCGCGATCGTGGTGAACACGCCGAACAACCCCACGGGAACGGTTTACGCCGCCGAGACGATGCGGGAACTCGTGGCCATCGCCGAGGAGTACGACGCCATCCTGATCAGCGACGAGGTGTACGACCACTACGACCTCTCCGGGCGGTTCGCGAGCGCGCTCGAGACCGAGTCCGCGCATCGAGTCGTCACCAATGCGTTCTCGAAGTCGATGGCGATCACCGGCGTCCGCGTGGGCTATGCGATCTTCCCGTCGGAACTCGTCGATGCAGCCAAGAGCCGCCACATGCTGGTCAACGTCGCGACCACCCGGCCCGGCCAGTACGCCGTCCTGAAGGCGCTCCGCGAGACGCCGCCCGAGTACCACGAGCGCAACCGCCAGCGGCTCCGCGAGCGTGTCGCGACGTTCACCGACGCGCTCGAGGCCGCAGGAGCCGAATACACCACGCCGAGTGGCTCGTTCTACGTGATGGCCCGCTTCGACGGCTATCCCGGGACTCTCGAGAACGTCGAGCGGCTGATCGACGAGGCCGGCGTTGCGGGGATGCCCGGCGAGGCCTTCGGCGACTCGCGGGCCGACTGGCTGCGGTTCGCGCTCGTCACGCCGCGGGTCGAGGAGGCAGCCGAGCGGTTAGCGGCGTTCTTCGATTGAACCGCCGTCCAACTCGGGCGCGAGCGCGCGGATCGTCACGACCGGTTGACAGTCCGGCCACAACACAGATGTGAGGCGACTGCCGACCCGAAGAGAGATGCTGCTCGAGGCTGTCGTCGTCGCGTTCGTCTTGACGCAGGCGGGCTATTTCGTCGTCAACTGCGGCTTGCTGACGCTGTTCGTCCGCCGACCCGTAGCGGAGATCGACGACACGACGCTCGCCCGCCTGGTCGCGGCGGCCGACGCCGAGAGCGCCGGTCGGTCGCGGCGAGTCGAAGCTGACGGCGGCCGTCGTCTGGCCGCCGTCGGACCAGCCGCGGCCGATACCCACCGCGGAGGATTACCGCCTACGAACGCGGAGTGTCGGCTTCCGCCGTCTCACGTCCGTCGGATCCGCGTCCTCGTTCCGATCTATCGCGAACGCTGGGAGACCCTATCGGAGACGCTCGAGAACGTCGCGGCCCAGCGGTACCCGACCGAGTACGTCTCGGTCGTCGTGATCTACGAGCCGACGGATACGACCGTCGCGGAACTGCGCGAGGCGTTCGCGGCGGCTCGGACCGACGCGCTCGACGGCGAGTTCGTCGCGGTCGACCACGACGCGCTCGCGGCCGATCGATCGCCGGGCGAGTGGTCGTTCGACGGCGTCGGCGTGCCGCGGACGAAAGCCGCCGCGCTCACCTACGCGTTCACGACCGGCTCGTTCGCGGGCGACGATATCATCACCGTCTTCGACTCGGACACGCAGGTTCCGCTCGACACGTTCGAGCTCGCCGTCGCCGGCCTCGCAGAGTACGACATCGTCCAGACCAAGCAGACGGTTCGAAACGTCGACGAGGGCGTGCTCCCCTTGCTCGAGTCGATGGGGATCGCGGCCTGGTCGGACATCGTCTACGCCAACTCGACCGACGGGCCGTATCAGCTCCTCGGGAAGGCCTATTTCACCGAAGCGCGGGTACTCTACGACATCGATCGGTGGCAACTCGACGCGGTGACCGAGGACATGGCGCTCGGGGTCGCGGCCCATCGAAAGGGGTACACGCTCGGCGTTATTGACCGGTACGTGCAGGACCTCTGTCCCACGACGTTCGACGCGTGGGTCCGACAGAAGCGCCGCTGGGTCCGCGGCCCGTATCGCCACCTGTTGACGCCGGGCTGGTCGGGCTTGGATCGCGGCCGCTTCTGGGCGGGGACGGTGGTGACGCAGCTACTATCGGTGACGAACGTCGTCGGGGTTCCGACCGGAGTCGTCGTCTTCGCCCTGACCGTCGCAGGTAGCACGGCATCGGTCGTGCCCGGGTACCTGCTGCCCATCGTGCTGTTCAACGCCGCCGTTTGGGCCTACTACAGCTGGCGCTCTTACCGGGCCGCCTGGGACGGCGTCGTCTTCGAGAGCCGCTGGGAACGCCTCGCCTACTCGGTGCTGTCGAACCCGTTCTCGCAGGCAGTCTACGCGACCCTGTGGGCCGTCCCGATCGCGCTGGCCGTCGCCGACGCCGTCCGCGGCGTCGCTCCGTCGTTCACCGTGACGCCGAAGCGCTAGCGTCGGCGGACGACCGACGCGAACGGCGCTCGAGGCCGATCGGCAGGGCAGCTTCGACGAGCCGAGACCGACGAATACTCGTGACAGGACGGGGAACCGTGGCGTATGAGCGGCATCGACGTCGAACCGATCGACGAGGACGAGGAAGCACCAAGGGACAGCGACGACGGCGTCTCCACCATCGAGGTGACGCCGACCGATTCGGTCGACGAGACCGGAGAGCGCGAGACGATCGACGTCGAGCCGTCCGAAGAGCCGATCGACGGCCCCGAGTACGTCCTCTACGGCGGGAAGGGTGGCGTCGGAAAGACGACGATGGCCGCCGCCACCGCGCTCGACAGCGCCCGCGCTGGAACGCCGACGCTGGTCGTCTCGACCGACCCAGCTCACTCGCTCTCGGACACGTTCGAGACGGAGATTCCCGCCGAGCCGGGTCGTATCCGCGACGACATCCCGCTCTACGCGGCCGAGATCGATCCCGAGGCCGCGCTCGAGCGAGGAGAGGTACCCTTCGGCGGCGCGGGAACCGGCGAAGACGATCCGTTCGGCGGAGACGAGGGCGGCAGCG
Proteins encoded in this window:
- a CDS encoding MBL fold metallo-hydrolase → MTETAGIHALPVTVEYGGRAITITPAVVETDRGLVLIDAGPEGTVGSLETHLTSLGYELTDIWLVVLTHHDGDHVGGLAELLERVDAVVATHREEAPYVSGERDPIKGDGDRYPPVGVDLELVDGVRIPTLGGPMEVVATPGHAPGHVSLYFPEGNLLIAGDALVADVGEGTDGDGPLDGPKPHFTPDMDRATESVGSLAALEVDHTLCYHGGYVDQGSERIREIYERLRE
- a CDS encoding AI-2E family transporter, with product MNDELVTATNDMAWAILTAHVLVAFVQGDLAGVALFVTGVPEIALLTGAMMALAFIIWELTSVAVTDDYLRAMVIDRGSDLHSAVIFVGILGGSSLLGPIGLSVGPLLIGFALTAIEVLGDQYGVIKRPAT
- a CDS encoding elongation factor 1-beta — translated: MGKVAAKIKVMPDSPDIDLDALQERLESALPEGAKINGVERDEVAFGLVALYPTVIVPDGAGGTETVEENFADVDGVESVGVENVGRI
- a CDS encoding HVO_2753 family zinc finger protein: MSTTDDRETRSCVSCGLNIAGTNAAAFKCPDCGQQIYRCAKCRKQSNLYECPDCGFTGP
- the nreA gene encoding DNA repair protein NreA, with the translated sequence MRLDDYIEELEPDEEAERRRLAKEKSYAITDHLAEFEQRFDDALSGDTLVGSTSPSIFVGRSNYPDIPVGLLSPVGDEDAAEEYVTDGDWYRQGYAIDDVLQRRTGLLNSSKRANVDSPSIASRLTPNVHDAWDGFVGVQREVAIADRPVDLEIGLDDTPDLGLDTGTDVATPRGPRANARNADLTENPHVPRPVKKTLEDDDWQAEGAMTYLYRRGFDVYEINSILSAGALGQTKQRRLVPTRWSITAVDDTVGKYLRGRIRNAPSIDEVQVWANEYVGNRYWIVLAPGNWEFELVEMKAPGSIWNPDPEDNVWMASASEGYEGRSSYVEETAGAYYAARLGVLEHLESIGRQAKCLVLREVSDDYWAPVGVWQVRESVRNAFDGEYGEAETFHEAVAEVVTQLPVSHARLRRKSELAAGLQSNLSAFLRSN
- a CDS encoding AI-2E family transporter, which gives rise to MDARTAVFALLVCVLGVLAGLVVLPVLEYALAACLLAVVLRPAYERLVPQLGSRVAGLALVGVALVAGVVPLLLVSLVVLRTTASTVASFDGERITAYGRELARTELGLGEDSVAVLETVVRSEIEGAFSSAAELTFARTVGIVSAGIDAAIGAIVFVFLLYYLLVDGPAVVDWLRTVAPLERRVLDGLLDEIHTVTWAVLRSHVFVAVVQGVLGGVGLALLGVPYATTLAVILVLVSFLPTVGVWLVWGPVTVAHATASGLVRGSLLLGYGIVVLAVVDNYLRALLVDRGSGLHPAVALVGVIGGIYLFGVLGLFVGPVVFASFKAVLTVANDLKGAPPENDPDPAAVDREATLVETER
- a CDS encoding DUF302 domain-containing protein, which encodes MTLPIDPTQIDPEDYGEHRAVLEMDHEDAIEHTREVFTEVGFGVPAEFSPSELLNEKVDADRDPYYVLGACNPAIADRVLDVTDEMGALFPCNVVIWEEAPGRQVVYHVSIMKIARLLGIAPDDENWQEIVDETGALVTEAYENL
- a CDS encoding CPBP family glutamic-type intramembrane protease produces the protein MASESDHRDSSWYRRLPGLTWVQKSLLVGAVIALVWTQLVPTEFNRRVVIDIVLLIAGPLALGLSHGRRIGWRVDRLALRNTVLLALFVLPFYLVGSTFPTIRAFYPIWETSAAPSAFVPHAIKLMVLALAAETYYRGLLCVGVREIGFGAVFISPVVYMLHHSGKPPVEFLLSGPTDVLFGAVDYKSDSILPSVLAHGGGLVLLDWLVLHEPLFDPTRLLRYLEWLPIPL